A region of the Sphingobium sp. HWE2-09 genome:
CTTGGCGCCATGGCCGCCGCGCCCGCGATTCTGCGCCGCTTCGCCCAAAGCGATCCGGGGGCGACCGACTTCCGCTGGGACTGGATGGGCGTCGCCTGGGCCATGGTGCGCGACCATCCGCTCCTGGGCGTCGGCCTCAACAGCTTCGTCCAACATCTCCCCGGCCGCACCATCCATGGCGGCGTCGAAGGCCTCAATCGCAGCTTCGGCGCGAACTGGCCGGTGGTGCACGACATCTATCTGCTGATCTGGGCCGAACAGGGCACGATCGGCCTGGCGATCTTCCTGCTCTCGCTGCTGATCCTGCTGCGCACTGCCTGGCGCAACGCGCGATGCTGCGCCAATCCGCTGCTGCACGCCCTCAATGTCGGCGCATTGGCAGGACTATGCGCCAATCTGCTCGATGGGTTCGGCAGCTTCTTTCTACGCCAGATGCCCGGCGCGCGCCTATTCTGGATTATCGCCGCGATCATCGTTGCAACCGCCGTCTGGCAACGGCGCAATAGCGGCATGAAACCGGCATGAGCGCGCTACTCCATAGCAGCGTCAGCCTGGTCGTCGGGCGGGTCGCGCTGTCGGCCTTCCGGATGCTCGCCGCACTCGCCGTCGCGCGGCTGGCCGGACCAGACATGTTCGGTGCCTATGCGCTACTGCTCAGCCTCATCGGCCTGGCCGAATGGCTGGTCGATTTCGGCCAGACCGACATGGCGGTGCGCGATGGCGCCCGGCGACCCCGGCGTCGCGCGATGATATTAAACGCCTTGGCGCGAGCCAAACGCGTCCAGGGACCAGCCGTCGCCATCGCCCTGCCGACCATCCTGTGGTTGGCCGGGCAGGGCCGCGAGATCATCCTAGCGGGTTGCGCCGGGAGCATCGCGGTGCTGGCGACGGCCTGGCTGCAACCCGCGCGCGCGACGCTGCGCCTCACATTGCGGATGGACAAGGACATCGGCGCGGAACTGGCAGGCGTCGCGTTGATGCTGCCCCTACTGGCGCTCGCCAGCCTCCATCGCGCGTCGCTGGCTCTACTGGTGGCAACCTTCGCCATCGCGCGCCTTACGCAAGCGGCGCTGGTCGCGCATTGGTCTGGGCCGATCCGGCAAACCCGCGACATGCGTTGCCCCGCCACCCGGCTGGCGCGTCAGGCCGTGCCGCTGGGTTGCGCCGGGATGATGGTCCTGCTCTACGATGCGCTCGCGCCGTTGCTGCTGGCCCAACTCATGGATATGCGCGCGGTGGCGCTCTATGCCGCCGCCGCCCGCTTCATCATGCCGGTATTGGTCGCGGTGCAGGCGATCGCCAGCGCCGCCTTCCCCCTGATCGCGCGCGACTGGCGGCGCGATCCTGCCGCCTGCGCCCGCACGCAACAGGCCACGCTGCTGGCCTCCACAGCTCTGGCGGCGCTGATGTTCACCGGCATCCACGGCGGCGCGGCCTTCTTGATGGCGCTGATGGGGCCGGATTTCGCCCGCGGCGCGCCGCTGCTGCAACTCATGGCCTGGACGTTGCTGGCCCGCGCGATCACCACCGCCATGGCCCCGCTGATCGTCATCGCCGGGCGGCAGGGGCGGGCGATGCTGCTGACCCTGGCCTCGCTCGTTGGACAATGCGCCGCCTTGTTCATCCTCGTGCCCCGGCTTGGCGTGATGGGCGCCGCCTGGGGATGCCTGCTGGTCGAACTATCGCTCGGCACGGTGGCGGTCAGCGCGATCGCGCAGCGCGCGACCGGCATCGCGATCGATTGGCGACCGGTCGTCGGTCTCGTCGGCAGCGCCATCGCCATAGCCTTGCTCATCGCCGCCAGCCCCATCGCGGGCAGCTTCGCAGGCGGCGCAACAGCGGGCCTCGTCCTGCTGGCGCTACTGCTGCTGCTGGGCAGGACCATCCCACGCTGGCGCCCCATGGCCGGAGGCACGACATGACCCCGCGCATCGCCATTGCCTGCCCCGGCGTGGGCCTGGTCCAGCGCGGCTTCGAACGGCTGTTCTGTGATCTGTTCGATGAAATGCGCGGCGACTTTCCCATGACCCTGTTCAAGGGCGGCGGCCCGCGCCATGCCGATGAAATCGTCTTGCCCTTCCTGTCGCGCGGTGGCCGGGCAATCCGCTACCTGCCGCTGCACCGGCTGATGGGTCGCACGCCGATGCACGCCGAATGCCTCACCTTCGCGCTGGCGCTGCTCCCGCACCTGATCGGCGGCCGCTACGATATCGTCCATGTCATCGACCCGCCGCTGGCGCGCCTGCTGTTCCACCTGCGCCGCGCCCTGCGTCTCGAATTCCGCCTTCTCTATACGGAGGGCACCGCCATGCCCCCGCGCGATTACCCTCCTTGCGACCGGCTGCATCAGATATCGGCAGCGACACTAGCCGATGCCGTGATGCAGGGTATCGCGACGCCCATGACGCTGGTCCCTTGCGGCTACCGGCCCGATCGCTTCATCCCCGGCGCCGATCGCACCACGCTACGCGCCCGGCATGGCATCGCGCCCAATCGCTTCGTCATCCTGTCGGTCGCCGCGCTCAATCGCGGGCATAAGCGCACCCATCATCTGATCGATGAAGTCGCGCGCATGGCGGGCGACCCTTTGCTCTGGCTCGACGGCAGCCTCGATCATGGCGACCCGGACCTGCCTGCCTATGCCCGCGCACGCCTGGGCGACCGGATGCGCGTCACCCATGTCCCGACCGGCGAAGTGGCCGATCTGTTCGCGCTGGCCGACGTCATGCCCCATGCCGCCACGTTCGAAGCCTTCGGCCTCGCCATCGTGGAAGCCGCGGCATCCGGCCTGCCCGTCATCACCCATGACGCCCCCCATTTCCGCTGGCTAATCCCCAATCCCGCCTGCTGGATCGACATGGAAGCGCCCGGCGCGCTGGCAGCGCTCCTAACCCGCATGGCCGCCGATCCCGCCGAGCGCACGCGTCGCGTCATGCAGGATCACGCCCGCGCGACTTACGACTGGGCGGCGCTCCGCCCGGCCTATGCCACCCTCTATCGGAGCCTGATGACATGAGCCAGCCAACGCTCGCCATCCTGATCGTCAACTGGAATGTCCGCGACCTGCTGCGCGATTGTCTGGCAGCGATCGCCGCCAGCACCGGCC
Encoded here:
- a CDS encoding lipopolysaccharide biosynthesis protein; amino-acid sequence: MSALLHSSVSLVVGRVALSAFRMLAALAVARLAGPDMFGAYALLLSLIGLAEWLVDFGQTDMAVRDGARRPRRRAMILNALARAKRVQGPAVAIALPTILWLAGQGREIILAGCAGSIAVLATAWLQPARATLRLTLRMDKDIGAELAGVALMLPLLALASLHRASLALLVATFAIARLTQAALVAHWSGPIRQTRDMRCPATRLARQAVPLGCAGMMVLLYDALAPLLLAQLMDMRAVALYAAAARFIMPVLVAVQAIASAAFPLIARDWRRDPAACARTQQATLLASTALAALMFTGIHGGAAFLMALMGPDFARGAPLLQLMAWTLLARAITTAMAPLIVIAGRQGRAMLLTLASLVGQCAALFILVPRLGVMGAAWGCLLVELSLGTVAVSAIAQRATGIAIDWRPVVGLVGSAIAIALLIAASPIAGSFAGGATAGLVLLALLLLLGRTIPRWRPMAGGTT
- a CDS encoding glycosyltransferase family 4 protein, translating into MTPRIAIACPGVGLVQRGFERLFCDLFDEMRGDFPMTLFKGGGPRHADEIVLPFLSRGGRAIRYLPLHRLMGRTPMHAECLTFALALLPHLIGGRYDIVHVIDPPLARLLFHLRRALRLEFRLLYTEGTAMPPRDYPPCDRLHQISAATLADAVMQGIATPMTLVPCGYRPDRFIPGADRTTLRARHGIAPNRFVILSVAALNRGHKRTHHLIDEVARMAGDPLLWLDGSLDHGDPDLPAYARARLGDRMRVTHVPTGEVADLFALADVMPHAATFEAFGLAIVEAAASGLPVITHDAPHFRWLIPNPACWIDMEAPGALAALLTRMAADPAERTRRVMQDHARATYDWAALRPAYATLYRSLMT